One Lagenorhynchus albirostris chromosome 8, mLagAlb1.1, whole genome shotgun sequence genomic region harbors:
- the RBM28 gene encoding RNA-binding protein 28 isoform X1 has translation MAGLTLFVGRLPPSARSEQLEELFSQVGPVKQCFVVTEKGSKACRGFGYVTFSMLEDVQRALKEITTFEGCKITVTVAKKKLRNKSKEKGKTENSKSPKKELQPKKAKVADKKARLIIRNLSFKCSEDDLKTVFAQFGAVLEVNIPRKPDGKMRGFAFVQFKNLLEAGKALKSMNMKEIKGRTVAVDWAVAKDKYKNTQSASVAGEKKRPEPKCQELGQENGREEEDMEEEENDGGYDDEEDDEEEEEDEENRELKLTKPVQIQKRAVKRAAPAESSEEEHSDDNSDLEETDRIDGGEDLGQSDTNTEEQEEEVSKKKKKKRKLPSDVNEGKTVFIRNLSFDSEEEDLGELLQQFGDLKYVRIVLHPDTEHSKGCAFAQFMTQEAAQKCLEAASPETESGGLKLDGRQLKVDLAVTRDEAAKLRTKKVKKPTGTRNLYLAREGLIRAGTKAAEGVSAADMAKRERFELLKHQKLKDQNIFVSRTRLCLHNLPKAVDDKQLRKLLLNATRGEKGVRIKECRVMRGLKGAHGKINGQSLGYAFAEFQEHEHALAALRHINNNPEIFGPQKRPIVEFSLEDRRKLKIKELRIQRSLQKVKSMSATGEQPQQEQPELGKKQQQKTAQSHMPQQSKAPMEQKEKAGSVSWTGFQTKAEVEHVELSDGKKRRKVLVLPSHRGPKIRLRDKGKMKPLPPKKPTPQINHWKQEKQKLSSKQVPRKKAKGNKTEIRFNQLVEQYKQKLLGPSKGAPLAKRSKWFDS, from the exons GGAGTAAGGCATGTCGAGGCTTCGGCTATGTCACTTTTTCTATGCTGGAAGATGTTCAGAGGGCCCTCAAGGAGATTACCACCTTCGAAGGCTGCAAGATCACCGTGACTGTTGCCaagaaaaaactgagaaataagtccaaggaaaaggggaaaactg aaaattcaaaGTCCCCAAAGAAGGAGCTACAGCCTAAAAAAGCCAAAGTGGCAGATAAGAAAGCCAGATTAATTATTCGGAACCTGAGCTTTAAg TGTTCAGAAGATGACTTGAAGACAGTATTTGCTCAGTTTGGAGCTGTCCTGGAAGTAAACATCCCTAGGAAACCAG atggaaagatgcgtggttttgcttttgttcagTTCAAAAACCTCCTAGAAGCAGGAAAGGCTCTCAAAAGCATGAACATGAAAGAGATAAAAG GGCGGACAGTGGCTGTGGATTGGGCTGTGGCaaaggataaatataaaaatacacagtCTGCCTCTGTCGCAG GTGAGAAGAAGAGGCCTGAACCTAAATGTCAGGAATTAGGTCAAGAGAATGGCAGGGAAGAAGAGGatatggaggaggaggagaatgatGGTGGCTATGATGATGAGGAAGAtgatgaagaagaggaggaggacgaggagaaTAGAGAGTTGAAGCTGACCAAGCCTGTGCAAATTCAGAAGAG AGCAGTCAAGAGGGCAGCACCTGCAGAAAGCAGTGAAGAGGAGCATTCTGATGACAACAGCGACCTGGAGGAAACAGACAGGATCGATGGTGGAGAGGACCTGGGTCAGAGTGATACCAACACTGAAGAGCAAGAGGAGGAAG TCtcgaaaaagaagaagaagaagaggaaattaccCTCTGATGTGAATGAAGGGAAAACTGTCTTTATCAG AAACCTGTCCTTCGACTCAGAGGAAGAAGACCTTGGAGAGCTCCTCCAGCAGTTTGGAGATCTTAAATATGTCCGCATTGTCTTGCATCCAGACACAGAGCATTCTAAAG GTTGTGCATTTGCCCAGTTCATGACTCAAGAAGCGGCTCAGAAATGCCTTGAAGCTGCTTCTCCAGAGACCGAG AGTGGTGGGCTTAAACTGGATGGCCGGCAGCTTAAGGTTGACTTGGCAGTGACCCGTGATGAGGCTGCAAAGCTCCGGACAAAGAAGGTGAAGAAGCCGACTGGGACCCGGAACCTCTATCTGGCCCGAGAAGGCT TGATTCGTGCTGGGACGAAGGCTGCAGAGGGTGTGAGTGCTGCTGATATGGCCAAAAGAGAACGA TTTGAGCTGCTGAAGCATCAGAAACTCAAGGACCAGAATATCTTTGTCTCCCGGACCAGGCTGTGCCTGCACAATCTCCCAAAGGCCGTGGATGACAAACAGCTCAGAAAGCTGCTGCTGAATGCCACTCGCGGGGAGAAGGGGGTGCGCATCAAGGAG TGTCGGGTAATGCGAGGCCTTAAAGGAGCTCATGGGAAAATTAACGGTCAGTCCTTGGGCTATGCCTTTGCAGAGTTCCAGGAGCACGAGCATGCCCTGGCAGCCCTACGCCACATCAACAACAATCCAGAAATCTTTGGGCCTCAGAAG AGACCAATAGTGGAGTTCTCTTTGGAAGATCGAAGGAAACTTAAAATAAAGGAACTGAGGATCCAGCGCAGCCTG CAAAAAGTGAAATCCATGTCGGCAACTGGTGAGCAGCCCCAGCAAGAACAACCAGAGCTTGGGaaaaaacagcaacagaaaacagCTCAGagccacatgcctcaacaaagcaAGGCCCCCATGGAGCAGAAGGAGAAGGCAGGATCTGTCTCGTGGACAGGGTTCCAGACCAAGGCCGAAGTGGAGCACGTGGAGCTGTCTGATGGGAAGAAGCGAAGAAAGGTCCTGGTGCTCCCCTCACACCGAGGCCCCAAAATTAG GTTACGGGACAAAGGCAAAATGAAGCCTCTCCCTCCCAAGAAGCCAACCCCCCAGATAAACCACTGGAAGCAAGAGAAGCAGAAATTATCTTCCAAGCAG GTACCTAGGAAGAAAGCTAAGGGAAATAAGACAGAAATTCGCTTCAACCAGCTGGTCGAACAATATAAGCAGAAGTTATTGGGACCTTCTAAAGGAGCTCCTCTTGCAAAGAGGAGCAAATGGTTTGACAGTTGA
- the RBM28 gene encoding RNA-binding protein 28 isoform X2, giving the protein MLEDVQRALKEITTFEGCKITVTVAKKKLRNKSKEKGKTENSKSPKKELQPKKAKVADKKARLIIRNLSFKCSEDDLKTVFAQFGAVLEVNIPRKPDGKMRGFAFVQFKNLLEAGKALKSMNMKEIKGRTVAVDWAVAKDKYKNTQSASVAGEKKRPEPKCQELGQENGREEEDMEEEENDGGYDDEEDDEEEEEDEENRELKLTKPVQIQKRAVKRAAPAESSEEEHSDDNSDLEETDRIDGGEDLGQSDTNTEEQEEEVSKKKKKKRKLPSDVNEGKTVFIRNLSFDSEEEDLGELLQQFGDLKYVRIVLHPDTEHSKGCAFAQFMTQEAAQKCLEAASPETESGGLKLDGRQLKVDLAVTRDEAAKLRTKKVKKPTGTRNLYLAREGLIRAGTKAAEGVSAADMAKRERFELLKHQKLKDQNIFVSRTRLCLHNLPKAVDDKQLRKLLLNATRGEKGVRIKECRVMRGLKGAHGKINGQSLGYAFAEFQEHEHALAALRHINNNPEIFGPQKRPIVEFSLEDRRKLKIKELRIQRSLQKVKSMSATGEQPQQEQPELGKKQQQKTAQSHMPQQSKAPMEQKEKAGSVSWTGFQTKAEVEHVELSDGKKRRKVLVLPSHRGPKIRLRDKGKMKPLPPKKPTPQINHWKQEKQKLSSKQVPRKKAKGNKTEIRFNQLVEQYKQKLLGPSKGAPLAKRSKWFDS; this is encoded by the exons ATGCTGGAAGATGTTCAGAGGGCCCTCAAGGAGATTACCACCTTCGAAGGCTGCAAGATCACCGTGACTGTTGCCaagaaaaaactgagaaataagtccaaggaaaaggggaaaactg aaaattcaaaGTCCCCAAAGAAGGAGCTACAGCCTAAAAAAGCCAAAGTGGCAGATAAGAAAGCCAGATTAATTATTCGGAACCTGAGCTTTAAg TGTTCAGAAGATGACTTGAAGACAGTATTTGCTCAGTTTGGAGCTGTCCTGGAAGTAAACATCCCTAGGAAACCAG atggaaagatgcgtggttttgcttttgttcagTTCAAAAACCTCCTAGAAGCAGGAAAGGCTCTCAAAAGCATGAACATGAAAGAGATAAAAG GGCGGACAGTGGCTGTGGATTGGGCTGTGGCaaaggataaatataaaaatacacagtCTGCCTCTGTCGCAG GTGAGAAGAAGAGGCCTGAACCTAAATGTCAGGAATTAGGTCAAGAGAATGGCAGGGAAGAAGAGGatatggaggaggaggagaatgatGGTGGCTATGATGATGAGGAAGAtgatgaagaagaggaggaggacgaggagaaTAGAGAGTTGAAGCTGACCAAGCCTGTGCAAATTCAGAAGAG AGCAGTCAAGAGGGCAGCACCTGCAGAAAGCAGTGAAGAGGAGCATTCTGATGACAACAGCGACCTGGAGGAAACAGACAGGATCGATGGTGGAGAGGACCTGGGTCAGAGTGATACCAACACTGAAGAGCAAGAGGAGGAAG TCtcgaaaaagaagaagaagaagaggaaattaccCTCTGATGTGAATGAAGGGAAAACTGTCTTTATCAG AAACCTGTCCTTCGACTCAGAGGAAGAAGACCTTGGAGAGCTCCTCCAGCAGTTTGGAGATCTTAAATATGTCCGCATTGTCTTGCATCCAGACACAGAGCATTCTAAAG GTTGTGCATTTGCCCAGTTCATGACTCAAGAAGCGGCTCAGAAATGCCTTGAAGCTGCTTCTCCAGAGACCGAG AGTGGTGGGCTTAAACTGGATGGCCGGCAGCTTAAGGTTGACTTGGCAGTGACCCGTGATGAGGCTGCAAAGCTCCGGACAAAGAAGGTGAAGAAGCCGACTGGGACCCGGAACCTCTATCTGGCCCGAGAAGGCT TGATTCGTGCTGGGACGAAGGCTGCAGAGGGTGTGAGTGCTGCTGATATGGCCAAAAGAGAACGA TTTGAGCTGCTGAAGCATCAGAAACTCAAGGACCAGAATATCTTTGTCTCCCGGACCAGGCTGTGCCTGCACAATCTCCCAAAGGCCGTGGATGACAAACAGCTCAGAAAGCTGCTGCTGAATGCCACTCGCGGGGAGAAGGGGGTGCGCATCAAGGAG TGTCGGGTAATGCGAGGCCTTAAAGGAGCTCATGGGAAAATTAACGGTCAGTCCTTGGGCTATGCCTTTGCAGAGTTCCAGGAGCACGAGCATGCCCTGGCAGCCCTACGCCACATCAACAACAATCCAGAAATCTTTGGGCCTCAGAAG AGACCAATAGTGGAGTTCTCTTTGGAAGATCGAAGGAAACTTAAAATAAAGGAACTGAGGATCCAGCGCAGCCTG CAAAAAGTGAAATCCATGTCGGCAACTGGTGAGCAGCCCCAGCAAGAACAACCAGAGCTTGGGaaaaaacagcaacagaaaacagCTCAGagccacatgcctcaacaaagcaAGGCCCCCATGGAGCAGAAGGAGAAGGCAGGATCTGTCTCGTGGACAGGGTTCCAGACCAAGGCCGAAGTGGAGCACGTGGAGCTGTCTGATGGGAAGAAGCGAAGAAAGGTCCTGGTGCTCCCCTCACACCGAGGCCCCAAAATTAG GTTACGGGACAAAGGCAAAATGAAGCCTCTCCCTCCCAAGAAGCCAACCCCCCAGATAAACCACTGGAAGCAAGAGAAGCAGAAATTATCTTCCAAGCAG GTACCTAGGAAGAAAGCTAAGGGAAATAAGACAGAAATTCGCTTCAACCAGCTGGTCGAACAATATAAGCAGAAGTTATTGGGACCTTCTAAAGGAGCTCCTCTTGCAAAGAGGAGCAAATGGTTTGACAGTTGA